A region from the Streptomyces tsukubensis genome encodes:
- the miaB gene encoding tRNA (N6-isopentenyl adenosine(37)-C2)-methylthiotransferase MiaB, whose protein sequence is MSSRDRSGAVDATRTYEVRTYGCQMNVHDSERLSGLLEGAGYVRAPEGSDGDADVVVFNTCAVRENADNKLYGNLGRLAPRKTQRPGMQIAVGGCLAQKDRDTIVKRAPWVDVVFGTHNIGKLPVLLERARVQEEAQVEIAESLEAFPSTLPTRRESAYAAWVSISVGCNNTCTFCIVPALRGKEKDRRPGDILAEIEALVAEGVSEITLLGQNVNAYGSDIGDREAFSKLLRACGGIEGLERVRFTSPHPRDFTDDVIAAMAETPNVMPQLHMPLQSGSDAVLRAMRRSYRQERFLGIIEKVRAAIPHAAISTDIIVGFPGETEEDFEQTLHTVREARFANAFTFQYSKRPGTPAATMDGQIPKEVVQARYERLVALQEEISWDENKKQVGRTLEVMVAEGEGRKDGATRRLSGRAPDNRLVHFTQPDEDVRPGDVVTVEITYAAPHHLLAEGPVSSVRRTRAGDAWQKRNEAPAPTAAGVMLGLPSVGVPAPLPAASAPACGAV, encoded by the coding sequence ATGAGCAGCAGGGACCGGAGCGGCGCAGTGGATGCCACACGTACATATGAGGTTCGTACCTACGGGTGCCAGATGAACGTCCACGACTCGGAGCGCCTCTCGGGCCTGCTGGAGGGCGCAGGATACGTCCGCGCCCCCGAGGGCTCCGACGGCGACGCGGACGTCGTCGTCTTCAACACCTGCGCGGTCCGCGAGAACGCCGACAACAAGCTCTACGGCAACCTCGGGCGGCTCGCCCCCCGGAAGACGCAGCGCCCCGGTATGCAGATCGCCGTCGGCGGCTGTCTCGCGCAGAAGGACCGCGACACGATCGTCAAGCGCGCCCCCTGGGTCGATGTCGTCTTCGGTACGCACAACATCGGGAAGCTGCCCGTCCTCCTGGAGCGCGCCCGGGTGCAGGAAGAGGCGCAGGTAGAGATCGCGGAGTCGCTGGAGGCCTTCCCCTCGACCCTGCCGACCCGCCGCGAGTCCGCGTACGCCGCCTGGGTCTCCATCTCCGTGGGCTGCAACAACACCTGCACCTTCTGCATCGTCCCCGCGCTGCGCGGCAAGGAGAAGGACCGCAGGCCGGGCGACATCCTCGCGGAGATCGAGGCGCTGGTCGCCGAGGGCGTCTCCGAGATCACCCTGCTCGGCCAGAACGTCAACGCCTACGGCTCCGACATCGGCGACCGCGAGGCCTTCAGCAAGCTGCTCCGCGCCTGCGGGGGCATCGAGGGCCTGGAGCGCGTCCGCTTCACCTCCCCGCACCCCCGCGACTTCACCGACGACGTCATCGCCGCCATGGCCGAGACGCCGAACGTGATGCCCCAGCTCCATATGCCGCTCCAGTCCGGTTCGGACGCGGTCCTGCGGGCCATGCGCCGCTCCTACCGGCAGGAGCGTTTCCTCGGGATCATCGAGAAAGTGCGTGCCGCCATCCCGCACGCCGCCATCTCGACCGACATCATCGTCGGCTTCCCCGGCGAGACCGAGGAGGACTTCGAGCAGACGCTGCACACGGTCCGCGAAGCCCGTTTCGCCAACGCCTTCACCTTCCAGTACTCCAAGCGCCCCGGCACCCCCGCGGCCACCATGGACGGGCAGATCCCCAAGGAGGTCGTGCAGGCGCGCTACGAGCGGCTGGTCGCGCTCCAGGAGGAGATCTCCTGGGACGAGAACAAGAAGCAGGTCGGCCGGACCCTCGAAGTGATGGTCGCCGAGGGCGAGGGCCGCAAGGACGGCGCCACCCGCCGCCTCTCCGGCCGGGCACCCGACAACCGCCTCGTCCACTTCACCCAGCCCGACGAGGACGTGCGGCCGGGCGATGTGGTCACCGTCGAGATCACCTACGCGGCCCCGCACCACCTGCTCGCGGAGGGACCCGTGTCCTCCGTGCGGCGCACCCGTGCCGGGGACGCCTGGCAGAAGCGGAACGAAGCGCCGGCGCCGACAGCCGCCGGGGTCATGCTGGGCCTGCCCTCGGTCGGCGTCCCCGCGCCCCTGCCTGCGGCCTCGGCGCCCGCCTGCGGCGCGGTCTGA
- a CDS encoding TAXI family TRAP transporter solute-binding subunit, with the protein MFTNLLRTGRRRALTVSAAVLAALGLMLWWLLPLGEPGPRGTMTFSTGVQSGVYQRYGALLQVALAKDLPEVDIALRTSEGSQENLARVASGEADFTIATADAVAKYQQDGKPGADRLRGCARLYDDYVQLVVPAGSQVRKVADLRGLKVGVGQPGSGVRLIAERLLAAAGLDPVKDVTAAPNGIDTVPQLLANGTIDAFFWSGGLPTTAVESLSERFRIRLVPLGRELISKVHSTGNPTTYYRFAVMPPDLYPLTQSGLPVDSMAVANLLVTTDRIDPALVEGFTRTVIKSRDRIGNTVHPAQLVDLRTAIYTDPLPLHEGSRRYYRSVKP; encoded by the coding sequence ATGTTCACCAACCTGCTCCGCACGGGGCGCCGGCGCGCGCTGACCGTGTCCGCCGCCGTGCTCGCGGCGCTCGGACTGATGCTGTGGTGGCTGCTGCCGCTCGGCGAGCCGGGCCCCCGCGGCACGATGACCTTCAGCACCGGTGTGCAGAGCGGCGTCTACCAGCGGTACGGCGCACTGCTCCAGGTCGCTCTCGCCAAGGACCTGCCCGAGGTGGACATAGCGCTGCGGACGAGCGAAGGCTCCCAGGAGAATCTGGCCCGGGTGGCATCCGGGGAGGCGGACTTCACCATCGCCACCGCCGACGCCGTCGCCAAGTACCAGCAGGACGGCAAGCCGGGGGCCGACCGGCTGCGGGGCTGTGCCCGGCTCTACGACGACTATGTGCAACTGGTGGTGCCCGCCGGATCCCAGGTGCGGAAGGTCGCCGACCTGCGGGGGCTGAAGGTGGGCGTCGGACAGCCGGGGTCGGGGGTGCGGCTGATCGCGGAGCGGCTGCTGGCCGCCGCAGGGCTCGATCCCGTGAAGGACGTCACTGCCGCGCCCAACGGCATCGACACCGTCCCCCAGCTGCTGGCGAACGGCACGATAGACGCCTTCTTCTGGTCCGGCGGGCTCCCCACCACCGCGGTGGAGTCGCTCTCGGAGCGCTTCCGCATACGTCTGGTCCCGCTCGGACGGGAGCTGATATCGAAGGTCCACAGCACCGGCAATCCGACGACGTACTACCGCTTCGCGGTCATGCCGCCCGATCTGTATCCCCTCACCCAGAGCGGGCTGCCGGTCGACTCGATGGCCGTGGCGAATCTGTTGGTGACCACCGACCGGATCGACCCGGCGCTGGTCGAGGGCTTCACCCGCACGGTGATCAAAAGTCGCGATCGCATAGGCAACACCGTCCACCCCGCCCAGCTCGTCGATCTCCGTACCGCCATCTACACCGATCCCCTGCCGCTGCACGAGGGATCACGGCGCTACTACCGCTCGGTCAAGCCGTAG